Proteins encoded together in one Coffea arabica cultivar ET-39 chromosome 2c, Coffea Arabica ET-39 HiFi, whole genome shotgun sequence window:
- the LOC140035576 gene encoding uncharacterized protein, producing MLANFRPISLCNVFYKIISKILANRLKKVLKHCISPSQSAFVPGRQILDNVIIAHEILHFLKSKRAGKVGFMTLKLDMSKAYDRVEWKFLGRIMMQMGFCPTFVHWIMTCISTVSYSFNLNGQKVGSVKPSRGIRQGDPLSPYLFIICTEGLSNLIKKAVDNKHLTGIKFCKDSPMVSHLFFTDDSLLCCKASKKKAQKLKEVLKTYGQASGQVVNFDKSAVFFSRNSPKRIRGEVSKVLDNMKEAHSGKYLGLPMTIGRDKNQVFGFLMNNINSKLQGWKQKLLSQGGKEVLIKAVIIAMSTYIMSCFKLSKGLCKAVSAKIARFWWGGGEQENKVRWVRWSKLSEVKGKGGMGFRDLEAFNLALLAKQIWRIVINPNLLVSKVLKARYMKEEGWLGQQPSNNASWCWKSMHKGENCFKRGYGKGWGIGEGGKWNIGLLQHWFHVDVVNQITNISLSLYDRKDRLFWNLSKSGIYTVKTGYVIAKEEKEKTNQRLAPDPETSWEIRKHTVWKTLWSLNIKLKLKHFLWRCLQNGLATKEALYKRFGIGNKICHCCGKDTETIEHIFFNCPTAQVIWKIAPVRWEGLAKFKAACGDGGKRCCRQQKRLKEWIEYEAAKESDTGSNSEPEKATPTQQRWEPPKEGTIRINTNAAISAKMVRSGLGIIARNWRGELVRAKGITARRKGIPATEEALAIRGALEMAQFAGWTTIEVQSDCKHQVKWQLSKWQLYSLKEVFTWYIHYCRTYCHPRLSESAASVLQENYVKIRQDMRRQANETEEAATIPITVRQLEAVVRLSEALARMRLSHAATDKVLQSYNGSPMPNTEQVFHLNWAAFSMDNSLPYFILVE from the exons ATGCTTGCTAACTTCAGGCCTATTAGTCTTTGCAACGTTTTCTATAAAATCATTTCCAAGATTTTGGCTAATAGACTGAAAAAGGTCCTTAAGCATTGCATTAGTCCATCACAGTCTGCTTTTGTTCCTGGCCGGCAAATTTTAGACAATGTTATTATTGCACATGAAATTTTGCATTTCCTTAAAAGTAAGAGAGCTGGTAAGGTAGGCTTCATGACCCTTAAACTTGATATGTCTAAAGCCTATGATAGAGTGGAGTGGAAATTTCTTGGTAGAATTATGATGCAAATGGGTTTCTGTCCCACTTTTGTTCATTGGATCATGACCTGCATTTCCACGGTTTCTTACTCTTTTAACTTAAATGGGCAAAAAGTGGGTAGTGTGAAACCTTCCAGAGGGATTAGACAAGGAGATCCCTTATCTCCTTACTTATTTATCATCTGTACTGAAGGGCTTTCAAACCTGATCAAGAAAGCTGTGGATAACAAGCATCTAACTGGAATCAAATTTTGCAAGGACAGTCCTATGGTAtctcatttattttttacaGATGACTCCCTACTGTGCTGCAAAGCAAGTAAAAAAAAAGCTCAAAAGCTCAAGGAGGTACTCAAGACTTATGGACAAGCATCTGGACAGGTTGTAAATTTTGATAAATCTGCTGTGTTTTTCAGTAGGAATTCTCCCAAGAGAATTAGAGGGGAAGTTAGTAAGGTGCTAGATAATATGAAGGAGGCGCATAGTGGCAAATATCTAGGTCTTCCGATGACGATTGGGAGAGATAAAAACCAGGTTTTTGGTTTTCTGATGAACAACATTAACAGTAAGCTCCAAGGTTGGAAACAAAAATTGCTTAGTCAAGGGGGTAAGGAAGTTTTGATCAAAGCAGTCATCATAGCCATGTCAACGTATATTATGTCCTGCTTTAAATTATCCAAGGGTCTGTGTAAGGCTGTTAGTGCAAAGATTGCGAGGTTCTGGTGGGGTGGTGGGGAACAGGAGAATAAGGTGCGCTGGGTTAGATGGAGTAAGCTTTCTGAGGTGAAAGGGAAAGGGGGTATGGGTTTTAGAGACTTGGAAGCCTTCAATTTGGCTTTGCTTGCAAAACAAATTTGGAGAATTGTGATCAATCCAAATTTGTTAGTAAGCAAAGTCTTGAAGGCCAGGTATATGAAGGAGGAGGGTTGGTTAGGACAGCAACCCTCTAACAATGCTTCATGGTGCTGGAAAAGTATGCACAAAGGGGAGAATTGCTTCAAAAGGGGTTATGGAAAAGGGTGGGGGATAGGAG AGGGAGGGAAGTGGAACATTGGTCTTTTGCAGCATTGGTTTCATGTAGATGTAGTGAACCAGATTACTAATATTTCACTTAGTTTGTATGACAGGAAAGATAGATTATTCTGGAACCTCAGCAAGTCTGGAATCTACACTGTGAAGACCGGATATGTGATTGCTaaggaggaaaaggaaaaaacaaatcaAAGGCTAGCACCTGATCCGGAAACCAGTTGGGAGATAAGAAAGCATACagtttggaaaactttgtggagCCTAAACATTAAGCTGAAATTGAAACATTTCTTATGGAGATGTCTACAAAACGGATTGGCTACTAAGGAAGCTCTCTACAAAAGGTTTGGCATAGGGAACAAGATTTGTCACTGCTGTGGGAAGGACACGGAAACcattgaacatatctttttcAACTGCCCAACAGCGCAAGTAATATGGAAGATTGCACCTGTTCGGTGGGAAGGGCTAGCTAAATTCAAGGCAGCCTGTGGAGATGGTGGGAAGCGGTGTTGCAGGCAGCAAAAGAGACTCAAG GAATGGATCGAGTATGAGGCAGCAAAGGAGTCAGACACAGGATCAAACTCTGAACCAGAAAAGGCAACACCAACCCAGCAGCGTTGGGAACCTCCTAAGGAAGGAACAATAAGGATCAATACGAACGCTGCCATCTCGGCTAAAATGGTTAGATCAGGTCTTGGGATTATTGCAAGGAACTGGCGCGGAGAATTAGTGAGAGCGAAAGGAATTACTGCGAGAAGGAAAGGAATTCCAGCCACTGAAGAAGCTCTAGCAATCAGAGGGGCGCTCGAAATGGCTCAATTTGCAGGATGGACAACTATAGAAGTCCAATCTGACTGCAAGCAT CAAGTGAAATGGCAGTTATCTAAATGgcagttatatagtttgaaagaGGTGTTCACTTG GTACATACACTACTGTCGGACTTATTGCCACCCACGACTATCAGAGTCTGCAGCTTCTGTATTGCAGGAGAACTATGTTAAAATTAGACAG GATATGAGGAGGCAAGCAAATGAAACCGAGGAAGCAGCTACAATACCTATCACTGTGAGGCAGCTGGAAGCTGTAGTGAGGTTGAGTGAAGCACTTGCAAGAATGAGGCT TTCTCATGCAGCAACTGACAAAGTCCTTCAGAGCTACAATGGCTCACCAATGCCAAATACAGAACAAGTCTTCCACCTTAACTGGGCAGCCTTTAGCATGGATAATAGTCTTCCTTATTTTATCCTTGTTGAATAA